Within the Rosa rugosa chromosome 2, drRosRugo1.1, whole genome shotgun sequence genome, the region AAGTCAATAGCAAATAGCATATCATACCAGATAATCATCCCTAGTAAAAATTCAAAGTTTGCAAACGCATAGTCTGCTAACATTTCAACTTCACATTTTAGTGCACCATCTAAGTTATCTGTATTTGCCAATTATTATAAAGCATCTCTAATTTGTGGAGCTTGATATCTAATAGCCTTGACACTTTCTACCCAACTTTCCCACCGTGTTGTAGCCAACACTTTGATGGTCAAATCACTTACATTATCTTCTAATTTTCCACCTCTttgttgaatatatatatatatttattgtaCTATTCCAAAAAAAATTTTAGCTTTAGGACAAGAGTTGGCCATGTCAAAAAAACACAAGGTTAAGATTATATATGAGGGCCACATGGTGTGTAGAATGCTCTTGGATTAATTTCTAACAACCTTTTCTGGCATGGACACATTGATGCTTTCCCTTTATGTTTGACCCATTATCATACCCCTGCCCTAGCATTATTAATATCAAGTTCTAGTTTGGCTATAACACTTAAAAAGTTCATCAAAAAGTCTTTTTTCCAGTGGTATCATCTCCTCTTAAAAACTCCAAGAAATATTCTTCTACTTTTGCTTGGATCTTTGATATATCCACATATCGCAAAATTAGAGACATTTGTTCTCTTTTACTAATGTCAGGAGTACAATCAAGAATGATAGAAAAGTACTTTGCTTCTTTTACTATTCTTAAgatttcatttttaatttcaaagGCTAACAAATCTATCAATTCATTTGATATTCTAGGTCCAAGATAATGACTATGAATTTCATCATCTTTTATATGCCGGAGATGTTCTTTCAGTATTGGATCGAACTGTTCAATTGTCGCAATAAAGTTCAGAAAAATTTCATTATTTCCTTCTCCTATCTTCTCATTTATTCCACGAAATACCATGTTGTTTTTAGAAAGACCTTTAATAACAACAataatattattttcaatacttttcTCCAATGTACTCTCTTTGTTAACTTGTTGTAGATCTATCAATCGTCTTATTTTTTTAGAATCTCTCTTCTAACTCAAACCAACTCCACATATTAGTGACATGTTGAATACTTCTTTCATGACTTTTAAGGTTGTCACTAAGATTTTGCCAATCTCTTTTACTAATGTCAGGAGTGCAATCAATAACATACAAGCTAGCCACAGCACAAATCACAATCCTAGCTCTCTAGGTCCAGAAGATGGATTTGCAGGCAGTTTTATTTCACAATAAGGCTCCAAACCCAACAAGCTCCCTTTTACAGTTTTCTTATTTAGAGGATGATATACGTGGTGCTTCTCTGCTTAGGAGCCTCGTCAAGCTTTCGTACAGATCATTTGTGAAAGCCGAATGAATCACAGTTTGAGCCAGACTTGCGCTGGACGTATACCTCTCCAAAATTCATTTCTGAATCCTCATAGTACCTGTATATAAACAAGAAGTATATTTTCGATTTTCAAAAGACGGACTATTAACTCACCACTAATTATTCAATTGGCGCAACACCTATACTTGCATATTAATAATTAGTAATGAACCCGCCCATTTGTATATTATGCATGATTTAGCTCTTTTCTTTAAAAGTAAATCGAATCTCATTAACTAACCCATAGTCACTGTTAGCTCTTCTATATATTGATGTTTTTTGTGTTATATGTCCAGAATAAAATCAGGTAATGCACCCAGAAGGAATTGAGCGGGAGATAGCGTACGTCTTTAGCGGTGCAACCCCATCAATGATGATCTTAGAGGTGGTGGCGTTCTCTGAGAAACTCAAGCCAGTCCTTCCGCAGCTGCATATACACACAGAATAAACTGAGACAAAGATAATAAATATATAGAGTCAAGGAAAACGTACACACATGAATGAATCAGTGTTTTCAAAAAATGAGTACAGTTAATTACTTGCAGTCGTCGCCGCAGGAGCAGTTGGAGCACGAGCAGTTTGGGTTTCCGCAAGGCATTTTAGTAGCTCAAAGAAAGACTAGAGTGAATGAAAAATGAGAAGGATGAATATGGATCGCTGAATGGTATGTTAAACCCAGTAGCATACTGACACTATTTATAATGCAGACAATGATTAAAAGGTTGATATGCAGAATGAGATCCACCATACACGTGACTGGCTAGTGGCTACGTGCCCTTAATCGGGATGTTTTTGGACTGGAATAATGAATTATTCATGCACCACTCAAATCCAATTCGCGGTGGAGTACGTACTTGTTTCATTTGAGGATGGGAGGAAGTACATAATACTGGTGATCGAAGTTGGTTAATCTGGTTCAAAGGGAACACGTACTGCACGCGATGCACTAATAATGCTGTACTTTTCTTAATATTCAGTAATTAACATGGTTTATTTCAGTTTAGAAGGGTATTAGATCGTAGCAAAAGGACATATATACCAAAGTACGTGTACCAGAAGAAGGAGGGTGTTGAGCAGAAGGAAGAGCGTGCTTCTCACTTAGCTTGGTTAATTTTTGCCGTTTAATTACGGTTTTGAGTTTACATAATATCGATCTGGTACGAAGTGGCTTGTTTTATATCTCTTAATgttcaattatttattttgaattagAATTCTACTGACGTGCTACACCTTAAAATTCAAACCTAAAATTATATCTAAATTTACattgcaaaaagaaaaattaataatatCTAAAATTAAGCTTTGGCCTCGCACGTACGCCTGACATATCCTTGTCAATAAAGATTGTACTAGACAATTGTAAATAAACAACACTAGTGTGTAGTACAAATTGTACTACACTATTCAACAAAAAAATCATCTTAATTACTACTAGTGTTCTAGCTAACAAAAGACCACAAGAAatgttaataaaaaaataaaaaataaaataaaacggTTTAAGTAAATCTCTACTTTGTGTTTggtccaaactctaggttacttgacttagtagtaatagggttttaattagagataatctcggagaatcttagagatattcattgattgtatgattacctttccttgtataattcagattctatgctttgtaatcctctatataaagaggcctctattatcaatgagaacacacagcaattctctctcaatttctgatttcctaaaacacgttatcagcacgaaactctaaccctgaaatattaaaTTCATAGctttcaaatcccagaaacctctGCCATCCACCTTGAAGCCTTCAACCACAAGAGTCCAGAATCGGCAACGCCACCCCCTGAACCGGCCAGAAAAACACCGAACTAGCCTCCAGAAGACACAAAAACTCCCCTGCCCGGTTCAAAGCTTTCCTCTCCACCTACGACAGCCATACTTCAGCACCAACAGAGACTTGATCCCAGAATCCGGGAACCGGAAAAACTTTCCCCCTGAACCGGCCAAAAACGATGTGAACCGACCACCAGAAGCTGCTGCCATCTGAACCggcagaaaagagaaaaaaaaaaaaaaaaaggaagaagagccCAGAAAGAGAAGCCCAAGCCCAGGCCCAGAAGgagactgccacgtcagcaccagcGTCAGCACCACTGCCCCGTCAGCTCCCTCGGTCAACGTCAGTCAACCCTCCTGTCAACGACCGGTCAACGACTTTTCTTTCAACATTTCAATAAAGGGATGActtttttactcaaaaaaaaaatagaaaattacatattaGTGTCATTTTGAGACTTATattagtcataaggccacctaaatttttttgtacacataaggccacttttAGGTCCAAAACTATTAGCTTCTTTTTATGCTCTAcctattttaccctcaactctctctctcccttcgatagagctattttttcttttcaaaaatagATCcacgttctctctctctctctctctctctcaactttTTGCTGGAAGGACCGTGCATCTCCGCCGGCACCATCCCATCTCAGCCGGCATCCAATTGCTCGATCGCGCGTCTGCACCAGTGCACCGTCAAGTACACTTTGGGAGATCAAGTTCAAAACCACACCCTAGAAAAAGCTAGATTCACAATTCCACTAGATGCATCCACCTATATTTCTTGATTTCTCTGATAATTGAGCTTTCTGTGAACAGACCGACGTCGGTTGATGGTCGTGCCGGACGCGCCGTACATGGCGGCTGGGACAATGGCGGGAGTGGTGGATCTGTCCTTCAGAGCTCGATTTACAGTCGGACGATCGTGATCTTCCTGTAGTAGGCGAGTCGACAAGCTCGGAGAGATTCAACAGTTTATCATGGTCCAAGCCCGCTGCTGGATCAAGTTATCATGACTTTGGCCTTCGACTCATCGCCGGTGGACTCATCAATGGGACTATTGATATCTGGAATCCGCTCACTCTGATCCGGTAACTCTCGCcttgaaattttgtgtttcCGTTTGGTTTGAATTAGGATTGAATTGAATCTTGGAATTTATGCGTCGGAATGTGGCTTTCTTTCAATGTTTTGGTAATGTGACTTGCTTAGAGTTAAACTTGTATGACGAGGAAAAGAAAACGTTCTTTGATCAGGTTTGATGTTTTTTAGGCCTCTCTTTGTGTAGAAGTTTTTGCTTATTTGGTGGTTGGGATCTGATATTGGATTTTGGTGCGAGGAAGTGGAGGCATTGGATCTAACTGATAGTTTGGTGTTTGTTTTGATGGAGTTGGACTTAAATTTTAGTTGAATGAGTTCTTTCAGTTGTTTAGTCTCACTGTAATCATGTGATTGATCTTGGGTATTCCCTGATGGGAAATTGTTGCAATTTGTTATTCTGGATATTGATTATTGAACTATTACAAGTAATCCCGTCctgttttgtttatgtttttcctcCATATCCTGGTTATGTGATTTGACTGTAACTTGTGTCACATATCTGCTAGCCTTGAGGTTCTGATTGTTTTAATCTTCAGATTTTGAGTTGATTCCTTAATAGTTCTTTCTTAGTGCTACTATGTGCTCCCATCGTATGCATTGTAGTCTTTGGGTAATATCAAATGCTAATCTCTTCCTCTATTTGTTTTTTCTCCTATTAACAGGTCCGCTTCCTGACCAAAATATATCATCCTAACATTGATAAGGCAAGTTACTTTCTCCTTctgttgctttttttttttttttttccgttgtTCAATATGATTTTCTCAGTGAGAATGGTTTTCTTTGGCAGCTTGGTAGGATATGCCTTGATATTCTGAAAAACAAAGGGAGCCTAGCCCTCCAAATCCGAACAGTATTGCTGAGGTGACATTTGGCCTTCCTATACTACCATAGATGTTTAAAAGCAGTTTATCTTGATCTGAAGAAATAGAAATCTGCCCAcaatttttttccccttttttttattttgttgacCATAGTGTGTTGAAACATGGTAAGTGTGAGCTCATTTCAGTTCAATAAATGATCACTCGTAATGTAATCATAAATGACATTCATGTTAGATAACTGCACTCTCCCGAGTGTTTCTAGATATTAATCTTTTAAAagtcttttattttctgttgCAGTTAGTAACAACTGTTATAGTTGCTTTTTAACACGGTGATAGTAGTTTTCCATGCTGATGTTAGTATCTTTTTAAGTTGATGTCAGTAGCTTATGTTTTCATTTTAATTGATTTTAAGTCAGTAGTTTTCTATAACTGTTATAATGGCTTTTTAATAtagtgatagtagtttttttATCCTtatgttagtatcttttcaAGTTGATGTCTGtagctttttttgttttcattttcattgATTTCAAGTTAATAGCTCTCTTTAAATGTTATAGTGGCTTTTCAACACAGTGATATTAACTTTGTATCTCTATGTTAGTATCTTTTTAATCTGATGTCAGTAActcttttgttttcattttgattgattttaagtGGTCTTTTGTCAATACCTTATGAAATTGAAAAAGCATGATTCTGAATGAAATTCAATTTTCTCTTTGTTGTGATTTCGTATTTCTAGCATTTCTTGTTTGGGATTTGTGTTACACTGACAACATGGATAATCACTAACAACATGGATAATTTGCTGGTTTTGTGCAATCATTATCTATGTTAGTAGTTTTTTATTATTGGTCTAGTAGCTTTATACATGTGTCATTATAGCTTTCTGTATCTATGTTAGTAGATTTTTAGATTGCTTGTCTTTGATTATATGGTTGATAAAGAGTGTCACTTTTGCGGTGCAGCGACATACTGTTGTttttagtttacatttcaaacactaatattttgttgtatcttCTTGCAGAATTCTTCCCTTTGCATTTGCATAGTAGATTCCGAAAATCATGTGAATTTGGGTTGTGAAGCCTCCCTTAACCAAGAGATCATCTGGCCAACCAAGAAATGTTGAAATGAAGTCTGGTACTGAAGGTGGCAAATTAATGCCTATGGTTAGTGTAGTGTGGTAGAGCTTGACAACAAGAAACATCAATGGTGGTCATCTGAAAAATAACAATAGTACAACATTGATAGTAGCTTTATAAAACAATTGTACTAGATTTTCACAACTATGATAGTGGCTTTTTACAACTATAGAAGTAGTTTTTTACATAGTTATATCATTGTTAAATCCTGCATATTTTGTGTATCATTGAATATGTTTTATGTTTTATGTTCCCTGTGCCAGATTTGATGCATTGTTGGCTTTTGTCACTAGATTTTGTGGTTGATTTATGGACTCTGCTTGGTTATAGCTTTTGACATttatgagagtagcttttggtgatggtgagagtagtttttgttacTGGTGATAGTAGTTTTCTGGTGTTGATGACAGCAGTTATTATTGTtgatgacagtagcttttggtatttgtaacagtagcttttgttggtggggataGTAGATTTTGGTTTTGAGGAGTGTAGCTTTTGTTAGTCATAGTAGCTTTTATTGCTGGTAACAGTAgctttttgtgacctcgccggaaatctcacGAGTAGTTTTTGTTGACAGTAGATTTTTTTGTGGtaacagtagtttttgttgctagtgacagtagcttttctgACCTCGTTAACCAGCGTAGTTTTTGTTTGTGACAAtagtttttgttgctggtgatagtagcttttgtgacatCGCAGGAAATCTCAccggagtagcttttgttactaATGACAGTAGATTTTGTTAgtaatagtagcttttgttgctggcgacagtagcttttgtgacctcgccggagattGTCGGAAATCTCACAATAGTAGCTTTTATTGCTggcgacagtagcttttggtattagtaacagtagcttttgtaGTCGCCGGAGGTCGGCCGGAGACCAGCCGGAGTTAGCCGAAGGTCAATCGGAGACTCGCCGGAGTTGGCCAGAGGTCGaccggagacccgccggagttggccggagaccttgccggagaagagagagagaatgattgtttactttttactctagtggcatttatgtaaatatgttggtttttaatatccaaaatataacaccttttttaatctagtggccttatgagggaaaaaacttgttggtggccttatggctaaaaaaacattcaaagatgcacttatatgtaattaacccaaaaaaaaaaccttcaaCCGTAATTATACTTTTACCGATGGCATACACcaattctttcatctttctGTTACTTATTCAACGTGGGTCTCCAAATTTTGAGTTTATTGACTCCACAGAAATATAACAAGCAAtattagattttcttttgggATAAATTAATTAAACAGTCATTCATAGTAAACCCTTGTACTCGTTTTTGTCTTTAGGCCACATATAATTGACCCAAGTTGGTGATGGGATCTCAACGCAAGAAAGCATATTATAAATCCTTGAATTTCATTGGCACACGAAAAATGTTAATTTAGCAATTATCCTATATATCGAttattctatattttttttgggAAACGATCGGTTATTAATTCTATACTAGTCTTTCTGTATGCATACTCTGCATAtgtaatagattttttttttttttgggaaaaaaaatgaatagattaaaatagttattgcagagagaaaatagtgggagagaaacgTGGGTTGTGGgatcattttatttttatttttgttaataaaaatatattttacaaTTATCACATTTAttttatccttgtgatttaataaGTTCTCaaaagtttttaattttttttagaattatttctgtcaaaatttttagtTTTAGTTAACAAAACCTCttatcttaataatagtatagattaattTACTTAAATTTCCTCCTcttaattcaattttcattcaCATGCATGCTCAAAAGAAGAGACTAAAAGAGATGCTAACTCAAAATGAAAAGGTcactgtgaaaaaaaaaattatatataagcGCCTCCCCATTTTATTATAAGTAGTAGGGTCTCCATCCACTACTAGATGCATACCAACtccatttaaaaataataataaaataaaacaaataaaaaaaggaagaagaaaaaaggttACAAAAATATGAATGACCTACTTGGAAATGGATTTGCAGGCATTACCATCTGGCTCCAAGTCATCATGTCagtattttatttatgttttatagaGCATGATTTCAAATCAATAACATGAACTAATTTTTACATGAGCCTATCACATTAGTCTGGATCAACATTTATACAGTTGTTCTAGACCATATAATAATCTTTCCACTTTAAGATTTGTCATGAGTGAGAAACATAAAATATTGATTGGTGATCCCATTTTAGGAAACTACACCTACCTCCTTAACCAAACTCCAAAACACAATAAACTCCACTACATTTGTTTTTAGACACTTAAGGACATtttgtcttttcttcttccttgttaTTTACCTTTCTTTCAGTAAAACTTAAAATTGACGGAGCGTAGTGGGCCCATACTTTTGAATTTGCTTGTTTAAACATATTGCAGGTATAAATCTATCCTCTATActcaaaggtaaacagttatttttactattcataa harbors:
- the LOC133732620 gene encoding metallothionein-like protein 1B — its product is MPCGNPNCSCSNCSCGDDCNCGRTGLSFSENATTSKIIIDGVAPLKTYYEDSEMNFGEVYVQRKSGSNCDSFGFHK